The Henckelia pumila isolate YLH828 unplaced genomic scaffold, ASM3356847v2 CTG_461:::fragment_3, whole genome shotgun sequence genome window below encodes:
- the LOC140871637 gene encoding probable metal-nicotianamine transporter YSL7, whose translation MVDENRDMEGVGCGEEEAAAMEKVFEDTAVPSWTKQITIRSMVTSLVLSLVFNVIVCKLNLTTGIIPSLNVAAGLLGFAMVKSWTVLAEKSGLLRQPFTRQENCVIQTCVVASSGIAFSSGTGSYLLAMTPKIADPGSAAINVKELSVGWMIGFLFVVSFVGLFSIVPLRKVMILKYKLSYPSGTATAYLINSFHTPKGAKLAKKQVWCLFKSFVGSFLFACFKWFFSAGDGCGFDSFPTFGLQALKQRFNFDFSTTYVGVGMICPYMVNVSLLIGAILSWGVMWPLIQTKEGSWYEAGLRGGDIHGIQGYRIFIAISMMLGDGLFHVVYMVIVTVINFRAQQSLQKHVRDGMVEEQQIEDYDEKRRKKYFLKDQIPNAAAIVGYIVLAALSVVLIPVIFHQLKWYHILVAYSVAPVLAFCNAYGCGLTDWSLASNYGKLAILIFSSWVGLEHGGIVAGLASCGVMLSIVSTASDLMQDFKTGYLTLSSPRSMFFGQVYGTALGCVMSPLVFWFFYKAYDVGGKNSTYPAPFASMYRAMAKLGVEGFSSLPKHCLTLMIVFFVSAVVINLLIEILKIYDIKIYKFIPSPMCMAIPFYLGAYFAIDMCVGSLILFLWGRRNKKDAKDYGPAVASGLICGDSLWGIPGAILALSGVNSPMCMKFLSSSVNTKVDAFLKG comes from the exons ATGGTGGACGAAAACAGAGATATGGAGGGCGTCGGCTGCGGCGAGGAGGAGGCGGCGGCGATGGAGAAGGTGTTTGAGGACACGGCGGTCCCTTCTTGGACCAAACAGATAACGATCCGATCTATGGTGACGAGTCTGGTGTTGAGCCTCGTGTTCAATGTGATCGTGTGCAAGTTGAATCTGACGACGGGTATTATACCTTCGCTGAACGTGGCGGCGGGGCTTCTCGGGTTTGCGATGGTGAAGAGCTGGACTGTTTTGGCCGAAAAGAGTGGCCTTTTGAGGCAACCCTTTACCAGACAGGAGAATTGTGTCATACAAACTTGTGTCGTTGCATCTTCTGGCATTGCTTTTAGCA GTGGTACAGGAAGTTATCTGCTTGCAATGACTCCAAAAATTGCGGATCCTGGAAGCGCTGCGATTAATGTGAAGGAACTGTCTGTTGGATGGATGATTGGATTCCTTTTTGTTGTTAGCTTTGTTGGTTTGTTCTCAATAGTACCTCTCAGAAAG gtgATGATCTTGAAGTACAAATTGTCATATCCAAGCGGAACTGCCACTGCATACCTTATCAACAGTTTTCACACTCCTAAAGGAGCCAAGCTAGCAAAGAAACAAGTGTGGTGTCTTTTCAAATCATTCGTCGGTAGCTTTCTGTTCGCATGTTTCAAGTGGTTCTTCTCTGCTGGTGACGGCTGTGGATTCGATAGCTTTCCTACGTTTGGTCTCCAAGCTTTGAAACAAAG GTTCaactttgatttctcaactacaTATGTTGGTGTTGGTATGATCTGCCCTTACATGGTTAACGTATCGTTACTCATAGGCGCGATTCTTTCTTGGGGAGTGATGTGGCCGTTGATCCAGACCAAGGAAGGCAGCTGGTATGAGGCTGGTCTTAGAGGTGGTGATATTCATGGAATTCAAGGATACAGG ATCTTTATTGCTATTTCAATGATGCTTGGAGACGGCCTATTTCATGTAGTGTACATGGTGATAGTCACTGTAATAAATTTCAGGGCACAGCAATCATTACAGAAACATGTAAGGGACGGCATGGTGGAAGAGCAGCAGattgaagactatgatgaaaaaaggcgaaaaaaatatttcttgaaaGATCAAATCCCAAATGCAGCTGCCATAGTTGGATACATCGTATTGGCGGCCTTATCAGTGGTATTAATACCTGTGATATTTCATCAGCTAAAATGGTACCACATACTCGTAGCATACTCTGTCGCGCCCGTTCTAGCCTTCTGCAACGCATATGGTTGTGGCCTAACAGACTGGTCATTGGCCTCAAACTATGGAAAACTGGCTATCCTCATTTTCAGCTCATGGGTAGGCTTAGAACATGGTGGGATTGTAGCTGGTCTCGCCTCTTGCGGCGTGATGCTGAGCATTGTGTCCACAGCTTCTGATCTGATGCAAGATTTCAAGACTGGATACTTAACTCTATCATCCCCTCGCTCTATGTTTTTCGGCCAAGTCTACGGCACAGCCCTCGGCTGCGTCATGTCACCTCTCGTGTTCTGGTTCTTCTACAAAGCATACGACGTGGGAGGTAAAAATAGCACTTATCCTGCTCCATTCGCCTCTATGTATCGTGCCATGGCCAAGTTAGGAGTCGAAGGTTTCTCCTCACTACCCAAGCACTGCTTGACCCTGATGATTGTGTTCTTTGTCTCTGCTGTGGTGATCAATCTGCTGATCGAAATCTTGAAGATATATGACATAAAGATTTACAAGTTCATACCGAGCCCGATGTGCATGGCTATACCGTTCTATCTGGGGGCGTATTTCGCCATAGACATGTGTGTTGGAAGCTTGATTCTGTTCTTATGGGGCAGGCGGAATAAGAAGGATGCTAAGGATTACGGACCGGCGGTAGCCTCCGGTTTGATATGTGGGGATTCATTGTGGGGAATACCTGGTGCTATATTGGCTCTTTCTGGGGTTAATTCACCAATGTGCATGAAATTCTTGTCTTCCTCAGTTAACACCAAGGTGGATGCTTTCCTAAAAGGTTGA